The DNA region AGGCGCATCTTGGCGCCGATGGCCTCGCCGCCGCCTATCACCCTTATGGATAAGTTCAGGGCCGCGGCTGACCTCTTCGAGCTTGGGCGCTACGCCCCTAGGGCTGTCCGTTCGGCGCCTGTTAAGGAGGTGGAGGAGGCCCCGAACCTCCTCTCTATCCCGGCTTTTAAGAGCTGGCCGGGGGACGCTGGCCGCTACATAACCTTCGGCCCTCTCGTGACGCGGACTGCCTCGGGGATATATAACGTGGGGCTTTACCGGATCCAGATCCTCAACGAGGCAGAGGCTATTGTCCACGCGCAGATTCACAAGAGGGCGGCCGACCTCTTCGCATCGTCGCGGGGGTGCGTGGACGCTGCCATCGTCATCGGGGGGGACCCGGCCTTCCTTCTCAGCGCGATGATGCCCACGCCCTACCCGCTGGACGAGTACCTCTTCGCGGGGGTGTTGAGGGGCTCTGGGCTCGAGGTGACGAGGGGCTCCGCCACGGACCTCTACATCCCGGCGCGGGCTGAGGCCGTCGTGGAGGGCTGTGTCGACGTCTCTGACCTGAGGAGGGAGGGGCCTTTCGGCGACCACTACGGCGTGTACGACCCCGGGGGGCTCTACCCCGTATTTAAGGCTAAGCTTGTCCTGCGGCGGGAGGACCCCATCTACTACGGCACTGTCGTGGGGAAGCCGCCTCTGGAGGATGCCTATATGGGGAAGGCGGTGGAGCGGGTATTTCTCCCGGTTCTCCAGTTCCTCCTGCCTGAAGTGGTTGATATAAACCTGCCGGAGTTCGGCCTCTTCCAGGGGGTTGCCATCGTTTCTGTTAAAAAGCGCTTCCCGGGGCATGGGAAGAAGGTGATGATGGCGCTGTGGGGGCTGGGCCACATGATGTCCCTCACCAAGGTCGTCATCGTGGTGGACCACGACGTCAATGTGCACGACCTCAACGAGGTGCTCTTCGCCATAGCCCAGCGGGTCGACCCGCAACGGGACGTGGTGGTGGTCCCGGGGGCACACGTAGATGTCTTGGACACCGGGTCCCCTACGCCGGGGTACGGAAGCAAGCTTGGGATCGATGCCACCCGGAAGCTGCCGGAGGAGTACGGGGGCCGGTCGTGGCCAGCAGAGGTGGAGCCCGACCCTGAGGTGGCGGAGAGGGTTAGGGGGGTGGTGGAGCGGGTTTTGGGGTGATGTGGCGGCTGGTGGTGGAGGGGGGTGTCCTTAAGAGGGTGGAGGAGCCGGCGCTTCTCATCCCTCCCGGCTTCGTGGGGGTTAAGGTGAAGGCGTTTCTCGTCGACGACTTCACGCAGTGGGTTCTGCGCAGGGGGTTTGGCTCGCCGTCGCGTTGGGCCTTCGGCGTGGTGGTGTCGGGGGGCGAGGTGGGGCGGCACGTGGTGGCCTATGCCGAAAACGCGGCGGCGCAGTACATAGCCACAGACCGTTTCGCCTTCGTCTCGGGTCAACCCTCGGCGCTTGAGACGGCGGCGGTGGCCTACGTGGTGGAGGCCCTCCACCGCATCCCCCGGGGGGTCCGGGTGGAGGTGCTGGGGGGCGACCCGAGGCGCGCCGCCGTTGAGGAGCTGGCTGAGGTGGGGCCTTCTAAGTGGCGGATAGCCCTCCAGGGGGCGACAATCTCGGGGGGCCGCGTCGTCGCCCTTTCGAGACTTGTGGAGGTGGTGGGCAACTCCGTGGTGCGCTTCGTCGATGTCCCCTCTAGGCGGGCCCTCGCCGCGGCGGCGTCGCTGAAGGTCAGGCTGGGTCTCCCGGTGGTGGGGCTGGGGGAGCTCCCCGGCGGGTGGGCCGTGGTGGCGGTGGACTGAGGAGCGGGGCTGGGGTGTGTCCCTGTGTGTGTTTTTATACCTCTTGGTTTGGGGGTGCGATGGAGAGGCAGAGTGTTGAGAAGGTGGGGGAGTGGAGGCACCTTTTGGCCTCTCTGCGGGGGGCTGGGGTGGAGCCCTACCCCCACTCCTTTACTGTGGAGCACAGCATAAAGGCGCTTAACGAGCTTAGGCGTCAGGCCCTCCTAGATCCGTGGCTGGGCGCCACTATCAGAACCGCGGGGAGGGTTACAGACGTGAGGCGGCACCCCAACGTGGTTTTTATCGACCTCTACGAGGACGGGGCGCGGTTCCAGGTGATGGCGGATCCGAAGCTCCCGGTTCTTGAGCACGTATGGCGCGGGGACTTTATCGGAGTGGAGGGGCCTCTTGTGAAGACCCAGCGGGGGGACTACGCAGTTAAGGCCTCCTCAATCGTCCTCTTGGCTAAGGCGGTTCAGCCTCTGCCGGAGTGGGGGAAGGTGGACCGATCCTCCCCGTTCTATATGCGTTACCGCTCGGTGGCGATGGTTCTCGACCTTCAGTTGCGGTGGCGGGTGGCGGCCCGGGCGCGGCTGATACAGGCGTTTAGGGAGGCGATGTGGAGGCGGGGGTTTTTGGAGATCCCCACCCCCGTCCTCCAGCCTATATACGGCGGGGCGGCGGCGCGGCCCTTCACGACTAAGATCTGGGCTATAGACGAGGAGTGGTATCTCCGCATCTCGCCGGAGCTCTACCTCAAGCGGTACATAATCGCCGGCTTCCCGAAGGTCTTCGAAATTGGCCCCCAGTTCCGGAACGAAGATATAGACGCCCTTCACAACCCGGAGTTTTGGTCGCTGGAGGCCTACCAGGCCTACGCCGACTATAAGGATATTATGAGGCTGACCGAGGAGGTGGTGTATGAGGCTGTCAGGGCCGTCTTGGGCACCGGCGTGGTTAAGTACAGGGAGTGGAGCATAAACTTCTCGCCTCCGTGGCGGAGGGTTACGCTTCACGACGCGTTGCGGGAGTTCGCCGGGGTTGACCCCGACAGGCTTACAGACGACGACATAAAGGAAAGACTGAGGGAACTCCAGGTGCCGCTTAGGGTGTACAACAGGGGGGTGGCCCTGGTTAAGCTCTTCGAGAAGCTGGTGGAGAAGAAGCTGGTGCAACCCACCTTCGTCTTGGACTACCCCGAGGAGTCCACCCCCTTGTGTAAGCCGCACCGGGAGAAGGCCGGCCTTGTGGAGCGCTTCGAGGCCTTTGTGGGGGGTCTCGAAATTGCAAACGCCTACACTGAGCTGAACGACCCGGTGAAGCAGTACGAGTTTTTTGCCCGGGAGGAGGAGCTGTTTCCCAAAGACGAGGCGCACCCCTTGGACTGGGACTTCGTGGAGGAGCTGTCCTTTGGCATGCCCCCGACCGGCGGCGTGGGGATTGGGGTGGATAGGCTTGCGATGATTATTACAAACGCCGAGTCT from Pyrobaculum arsenaticum DSM 13514 includes:
- a CDS encoding UbiD family decarboxylase, producing MFSDLRAFLDALEERGWLKRVSEPLSPELEIPEVLRRVMYARGPALLFESVKGFPKWRVVGNLFGSLERIRLALSAERLEDVGRRILAPMASPPPITLMDKFRAAADLFELGRYAPRAVRSAPVKEVEEAPNLLSIPAFKSWPGDAGRYITFGPLVTRTASGIYNVGLYRIQILNEAEAIVHAQIHKRAADLFASSRGCVDAAIVIGGDPAFLLSAMMPTPYPLDEYLFAGVLRGSGLEVTRGSATDLYIPARAEAVVEGCVDVSDLRREGPFGDHYGVYDPGGLYPVFKAKLVLRREDPIYYGTVVGKPPLEDAYMGKAVERVFLPVLQFLLPEVVDINLPEFGLFQGVAIVSVKKRFPGHGKKVMMALWGLGHMMSLTKVVIVVDHDVNVHDLNEVLFAIAQRVDPQRDVVVVPGAHVDVLDTGSPTPGYGSKLGIDATRKLPEEYGGRSWPAEVEPDPEVAERVRGVVERVLG
- a CDS encoding lysine--tRNA ligase; amino-acid sequence: MERQSVEKVGEWRHLLASLRGAGVEPYPHSFTVEHSIKALNELRRQALLDPWLGATIRTAGRVTDVRRHPNVVFIDLYEDGARFQVMADPKLPVLEHVWRGDFIGVEGPLVKTQRGDYAVKASSIVLLAKAVQPLPEWGKVDRSSPFYMRYRSVAMVLDLQLRWRVAARARLIQAFREAMWRRGFLEIPTPVLQPIYGGAAARPFTTKIWAIDEEWYLRISPELYLKRYIIAGFPKVFEIGPQFRNEDIDALHNPEFWSLEAYQAYADYKDIMRLTEEVVYEAVRAVLGTGVVKYREWSINFSPPWRRVTLHDALREFAGVDPDRLTDDDIKERLRELQVPLRVYNRGVALVKLFEKLVEKKLVQPTFVLDYPEESTPLCKPHREKAGLVERFEAFVGGLEIANAYTELNDPVKQYEFFAREEELFPKDEAHPLDWDFVEELSFGMPPTGGVGIGVDRLAMIITNAESIKDVIPYPIVSRRSLAEG